From bacterium, one genomic window encodes:
- a CDS encoding MBL fold metallo-hydrolase, with product MAVHITILVDNQAGPGLTAEHGLSFWMEVDGKSILFDAGQGRVFANNAQTLGIDLHRTDAVVLSHGHYDHTGGIPWILQAAPQAAVYAHPSILKESYSVRDGVAKPVSIPATSRASLDQAGRQVVWVTGPLTLFSQVELSGPIPRDTDFEDTGGPFYLDPQGVQSDQLEDDLALWIPTTKGLVVCLGCCHAGLVNTLHHIHRLSGQQPVHAVLGGLHLLQAGRERMMRTVTALRGRTPDRIIPCHCSGKEAVAELRQAFPEQVTPGYAGLEMRFE from the coding sequence ATGGCTGTCCATATCACGATCTTGGTCGACAATCAGGCCGGTCCCGGCCTGACGGCGGAGCATGGCCTGAGCTTCTGGATGGAGGTCGATGGCAAAAGTATTCTTTTCGACGCCGGGCAGGGCCGTGTTTTCGCGAACAATGCTCAGACGCTCGGCATCGATCTGCACCGGACCGATGCGGTTGTTCTCAGCCATGGTCATTATGATCATACCGGTGGCATTCCCTGGATTCTTCAGGCAGCGCCGCAGGCAGCGGTCTATGCCCATCCGTCCATTCTAAAAGAAAGCTACAGTGTTCGCGACGGCGTTGCCAAACCGGTTTCCATACCCGCCACAAGCCGCGCCAGCCTCGATCAAGCCGGCCGGCAAGTGGTCTGGGTGACAGGACCCCTCACCCTGTTTTCTCAAGTGGAATTGAGCGGTCCCATACCCCGCGACACCGATTTCGAAGACACCGGCGGTCCTTTTTATCTCGATCCGCAGGGAGTGCAATCTGATCAACTGGAGGACGACCTGGCGCTCTGGATTCCAACAACCAAAGGCCTGGTGGTCTGCCTCGGCTGCTGCCATGCGGGTCTGGTCAATACACTGCATCACATCCATCGCCTGTCCGGTCAACAGCCGGTCCACGCCGTGTTAGGCGGATTGCATCTGCTGCAGGCGGGCAGGGAGCGTATGATGCGCACGGTGACCGCGCTGCGCGGCAGGACGCCGGATCGGATCATCCCCTGTCATTGCTCTGGAAAAGAAGCGGTGGCGGAACTGCGGCAGGCCTTCCCCGAACAGGTCACTCCGGGCTATGCCGGCCTGGAGATGCGTTTTGAGTGA